The Lemur catta isolate mLemCat1 chromosome 6, mLemCat1.pri, whole genome shotgun sequence sequence ACTTAATTTGTCTTCctgtttcttccattcttttatttaacacaGATGCTTAAAATTTCGACAACTTCCCTGCAAATTAAGTATTAAATTACATTGTTAGTCTTTTCTTCATCGAAAATTAccaatatttatatctttgtaattgataataaattttatataaattaatttcttatagAGAATACTGGgtccatttgttttaaaaaaaattttaagtcagttttatgaaataaacatctaattatttttaagcttttggatgtaaagtttaaaaatatttatagtaatatttccttaaattttgcCTAATGATTGGAAGCtgtgtacttttaaattttataatgaaaaatgttgATTTGTTAGCCTGTATGGCTTCATAGAAAACTAAATCTGTAAGATACAGagctaataataatattttttagtcTCAAACTAATTGTAGACTTTTATATGACTCTATAATCTTGATCAAAGTTGGATATGTCATACAATAGTGCTGTAAATTCACTAGACTTGTCCCCCAAAAAAAGTCTCACTTCTCTATAGATTTATCTCATATTTGCACAGTTGACAAAAGCTCTGCAAATTCTTCCAGCATCTGTTCATTTCGGTTCAGCTATACACTATTAATTTAGTACAAATTAAAAATGCTGTATCATAGCTTTACCCAGTAGGGGAGGAGAGAACTTATATTTTGGCACCTATTTTGTACCAAATATTTCTAGGATATTTtcattcatcatcatcattttaacaGCTCCATATATTGACTACCTACGTTGTGCCAGTGTTTATGGTaggcattttacatgtattagcactaatcctcacaacagctttgCTGttacccattttacaaataaggaaatcaaGGCTTAGCAAGATTAGGAATCTTGCAATCACACTACTGGGTCTGTCCAGCTCCAGAGGCCGAGGACCTCCCACCAAACAATGCAACCTGCTGATGTTAactaggggagaaaaaaaaaatcacaagaaatcTGCTGTCAGTAGAATTATCTTGAGAATTCAAGAAGCGATAATTCAGCCAAATGTGTGCTTTACCATGTTGCCATGAAACTAGACTATGAGTCCCTCAAAAGCTGTAGCTGTGCTCTAAAATTGTTTGGGCCTTTAGCATGAGAAGGAATCAAAAATGTTGgggaaggggccgggcgcggcggctcacgcctgtaatcctagcactctgggaggccgaggcgggcggatcgctcgagatcaggagttcaagaccagcctgagcaagagcgagaccccgtctctactaaaaatagaaacattatctggccaactaaaaatatatatagaaaaaattagccgggcatggtggcgcatgcctgtagtcccagctactcgggaggctgaggcagtaggatcgcttgagcccaggagtttgaggttgctgtgagcaaggctaacgccagggcactcactctagcccaggcaacagagcgagactctgtctcaaaaaaaaaaaaaaaaaatgttagggaAGAGTGGAAAAGCGGGGGTGAAGAACCCTAGGCTGGAATCTTGTAATCTAGGTTTTGACACTGTGTTTTCTTGGATGCTATATTTTGTTACTTGGTTTTCAAATagtaaaatgagagaattttacctcaataagcCCTAAGATCCCTTCTGCCTTTAAGTCGTTTTAAATTGTAGAGATCAATAAAATTTCCAGGCCCGTTAGTAGCATCCAAAGATACTTTAGCAAAGTTTTTGGAAAGCAGATTGGACCTAGAAATGATTTTCTTGAACCATGTCGCTGTGCTTATAGATCCAGGCAGTATTTAACATTACAAGATTGCATCTAGCTTAGTACCTTGCATTTATGATAGATATGTGGTAAATATTCAGATCACTCAAGTAATCTTTTGAGCTACTGATATATTCTCTAACTCTTCTATCCACCCTAGGCAAATAGCTTAAACAAGccctaagtaattttttaaaataattcaatataacAATTTGTAGACTATTACCACACTATATTGAGTTTGTGTTTTAGTAAAGATCAACAGAAATTCTTGATAAATTGCCTTTATAAACTACGAAGTGAAACAAAGAGGTTTACTAGTAGCTTCTTCCTAATGATTCTGATCCTTCTAAGGATAAGCTAAGCTCTTTCTGAGGTGTCTTAATTGTGTAATGCTATTAAGCTACATTTACTCTACCGGAGTAGATACATTAATAAATGATAACCTagtaatgaaataaatgaaagtaagcCATCTACTGCTTTCCCCCTTGGGAGACTCTGTTTCAGCAAATACACTGTGTTGCAAAACTTTCTCCTTAAAAGGGGATTTTGCAATCACTActtgatttccttcctttttgtggCTACTCCTTACTGTCATACCCACAGTTATATTTTCACAAGCTAACTCTCTACCAAATGGTAAACACATTTGGGGCCACCTCCTCCAACAATAATTAATGAAGCATAAAGCTATTGAgaagaaaaatcctaaaacatattttgaccagcctgagcaagagtgagacctcgtctctcctaaaaatagtaaaaattagccgggtgtggtggcacaagtctgtagtctcagctactcaggaggctgaggcaagaagatggcttgagcccaggagtttgaggttgctgtgaggtagtctgaggccacggcactctagcccgggcaactgagtaagactctgtctcaaaaaaataaataataaaaaaattaataaaatatattttgaaatcgaACATATATGATGGGGTGAGGAGGGTGAGTTGCTACTTTGAATTAACTATTCTGCCCCATTTCAGCAGTTCATTGTAATTCTTTTGCAACTATATAGCTGCTCCTTTTTAATGCTGCCATCAAAATACTATtctgaagatatatttttatttgcattgaaTAATGCTAAATTTAAGCTAaccaaaataatctttttttttttttgaatcttttttttttttgagacagagtctcactttgttgcccgggctagagtgagtgccatggcatcagccttgctcacagcaacctcaaactcctgggctcaagcaatcctactgccttagcctcccgagtagctgggactacaggcatgcgccaccatgcctggctaattttttctatatatatttttagttggccagataatttttatttctatttttagtagagatggggggaagggggggatcttgctcaggctgggctcgaactcctaaccttgagcgatccacccgcctcggcctcccagagtgctaggattacaggcgtgagccactgcgccttgCCTAaccaaaataatcttaaaaggTTAATATGATCTGAGTAAGCCTGATACAAtttaagaaaattgtttaaaaactggagaaatacacaattattttagaaaaaacttGAAGTCTTTAAactgcatattttattttgtaaaaatgttttacaatatGCCTatttgctgcttttatttttatttttatcttttctagagacaaagtctcactgtgctacccaggctggagtgcactggctatTCACAAGCATGATCATTCTATAccacagcctggaactcctgggcacaagcagtgctcctgtctcagccttctgagtagctgggactacaggcatgcaccaatgCACCCagccatatttattttcttattccttcttttctgctttttaaataatccatATATCGATATTGTTTCCCAAACTAAACTATAAACTCCCTGAAAGCAGAGACTGTTCTTAGTCACACCagcatatactatatatatgatACAGTAAATGTTGAATCAAACTGATTTTGATGGTTTGTAGAACACTATAGACAATTTCCTACTTTGAAACGTAGTGCTTTCCTAGAAAACAAGCTGAAAGTTAAATGTGTGAAAGTCAAATGATTGACTTGCAcattataaatgggattttttttccagagtaaTCACTGTATCTCTGTGTTTGGGTACAGGCATTGACAGTGTATTTCCAGCTATTTTACGTTcgtttcttaatttatttttcttcatggttGGGCACACAGTCCACAGGCTTAAGTTAATCTTCTGGTTGAAGCTAAATAGTCTTACCTGGCAACTCccatctttgttttaattttcaacttTATATTGTTTGAGACCTACCGATCTTATTACTATGAtcagtttaatttttcttctccctcttcattTTATTAACTAATGGCACAATGCAATAAAATCTCAAACTTTTAAGATACAATAAAATGTTCAACTTCCCCAACACTACCATATAGGTatgcacacccacacccacccccatCACCACAAACCATGACAAAAATAACAACGTGAAATGTTGCAAGAAAGTTGGGTAGCTCAAAATATTCATCAGCTAATGTGTCCAAGTTAAACTAAGACGTAAATTTACAGATATCGGTATACAGTGTATAGTGGGGAAGAAGGATAGCTTTGAAACATACAAAAGTTGAAAATCACCTGTATTtggaatcatagaattttagaaccttggaaataattttttatatacctatCTTCTCTGCTAAACAGAGTTGAGACCACCACTCAAGTTATACTCACCTTTATGCCCCTCACACTTGGCATATCTAATAACATACTAGAAATTTGAGAGTTAGTTGAATTATTCAAGTTTGTACGGATAGATGCCAcagaaaattattcataaaagtaATACTCCAATAAAATACAGACATTGGTCCCTTCATTCTAGCACTTGTTATAACTACAAACAAGTGTGTTTGTAGTTGCCTTAGACCCCAGATAgccaaaagcaatcttaaacaaaaagagcaaagctagaggcatcaaaCCACCTGAtctcaaaatatactacaaagccatagtaatcaaaacagcatgatactggcattaAAAAAGACCTGCAGACCAGGGGAACAgaaagagagcccagaaataaatacacatgtataGGTTCAAATGATTTTCAGCAGAAATGCCAagaacacaatggggaaaggacagtctctttaataaatggtgttgggaaaactggatatccacatgcaaaagaaagaaattggactCTTATCTCACACCACTtccaaaagtcaaataaaaatgaattagcgacttaaatgtaagatcatGAACTGTAAAAACTACTGGGAGACAACATGAGGAAAAACCTTCATGACAGtctttgcaaagatttttttggatataaccccaaaagcacaagaaacagaaacaaaaatagacaaataggactacatcaaactaaaaaccttccatacagcaaaggaaataatcaatagagtgaagagaGAACCTAaggagtggaagaaaatatttgtaaaccatacatctgataaggccttaatatccaaaatatataaggaactcaaaaaactcaatagaaagaaaacaacctgattaaacAATAGGCAATGGGCCGGAAtagatgtttctcaaaagaagacatataaataaatggccagcaggtatatgaaaaaatgctcaacatcactaatcaccagggaaatgaaaaatttaaaccataatcagatatcacctcacaccatTTAGAATGTCTATTATCAAAAAACCAAAAGATAGCAAATGTtgatgagggtgtggagaaaagggaacccttgtacactgttggtgggaatgtaaatttgtatagccattatggaaaacagtatggaggttcctcaaaaatttaaaaatagaactaccatatgatctggcaatcccacttctgggtatatatacaaaagagatgaaatcaatatgtcaaaaagttatctgcactcccatattcattgcagcattgtttccAGTAGCCAAGATATATAGAATCAGCCTGAGTGTCCATCAAGAGATATGGATaaagatggataaagaaaataaaatatttacacacacatacacatacacatgcacacacaatggaattctattcagccttaaaaagaaggaaatcccgTTATTAGTgactacatggatgaacctagaggatattatgctaagtgaaataagccagggctacagaaagacaaacacttcatgatctcacttatatgtggaatctgaaattaaaaagtcaaactaatagaagcagagagtagaatggcggTTTCCAGGGGCTTGAGGGGGCATGATTCAGGATGGAGAGATGCTGGTCAAAGAGTACAATGTTTCAGttagaatgaataaattctggCAATCTattgtatagcatggtgactatagttaataatagtgtatgcttggaaattgctaaaagagtagctCCGAAATTTTCTCACTGCAAAAAAAAagtgtgaggtgatagatatagtaattagcttgacttaatcattttacaatgtatagacatcaaaacatcacattgtataccatatgtacataaatatatacaattttatttgtcaattgtgcatcaataaagctggaaaaagttatatgggtacaatgcacactatctgggtggaTGCACTTATAACTTTGTACAAAAactttacaaaagcaattcatgtaactaaaatgtttgtaccaccttaatattctgaaattaaaaagaagaggaagctggaaataaaaagaagttatgCTGCCTTGTCTCAGCCCTCAAATTTACCAAAGTTCATCTGGAGAAGACTTCCTCATCCCTTCTCCaggaactggaaaaaaaatcactgtctcatttatctcattttgttACTGTACAGAGAACCACttgtacaaaaataataactggaAAACTGTAAGGTCCAGTCACATATTATGAAATTTCCTTAATGTTTTCCTTCTTATTCATTAGTAATATACTCAAATTGTGCTAAAGGCTTTTACTTTTAAAGCCATCTTTTACCATATACTTTCCAAAAGTGCAGCAAAgttttagttaaaaagaaaaacataaaatttaagttgaattttaaatgttaagcTGTCAATAAATTTAATCATTGtgatattatattttcttatagtgTCAGAAATCTGAAGCTGTCATGGAACAATTGAAGTCTTTTCAAATAATTACTCATCTAAAGCATCTACAGGAAGAAATTTATGAGGTAAAAACTTGGACCAACAGCATAACTGAAAAACAGGATATATTGAACAACAACTTGACAACTCTTTCTCAAAACATTATAAAAGTAGACCAAAGTACAACTTCCTTGGCAAAAGATGTTGGTCTCAAGATTGCAACTGTAAAAACAGATATACGACGTATTTCAGGTTTAGTAACTGATGTAACATCATTGACAGAATCTGTAcaacaactagaaaataaaatagaaaaagtagaagaaaatacagtaaaaaacaTAGGTGATCTTCTTTCAAGCAGCATTGACCGAACAGCAATGCTCCGAAAAACAGCATCTGAAAATTCACAAAGAATTAACTCTGTTAAGAAGACACTAACTGAGCTCAAGAGTGATTTTGACAAGCACACAGATAGATTTTTAAGCTTagaaggtgacagagcaaaagtTCTGAAGACAGTGGCTTTTGCAAATGATCTCAAACCAAAGGTGTATAACCTGAAGAAGGACTTTTCCCGTTTGGAACCGTTGGTAAATGACTTAACGCTACGCATTGGGAGATTGGTTACCGATTTActacaaagagagaaagaaattactttcctaaatgagaaaatatctaaTTTAACAATAGTCCAAGCTGAGATTAAGGATATTAAAGATGAAATAACACATATTTCAGATATAGATTagtttgatattattttttttaaaatgggatcACTTATGTTATAAAAAGACTGGTAAATCagaaataatgacattttggagtaaataccattttgtatttgattctattttgtacagtaaaaatatttttttttttgagatagagtctcactctgtcaccccaggtagagtgtagtggtatcatcatagttcactgcaacctcaaactcctgggctcaagagatcctcccatctcagcctcccaagtacctgaaactacaggtgcatgccatgatgcccagctaatttttctattattagtagagatagggtctcactcttgctcagactggcctcaaactcctgagctcaagcaatcctcccaccttggcctcccagagcgctaggattacaggtgtgagccaccatacctggccaaaaataaaatttttaaacagcttgAATACttgattttccaaaataaatatgctaaaacCTATACTTGCAACTTTATATAGCAAGAAACTTATCCATCCCCCCAATATACAtgctcttacacacacacacacacacaagtgagGAGAAGCAGAATCTGCCAGTCTAGCACTGGGAAACCTAGATGGGGCAGGGTCTGAATCTCCACTTGCCCTCACTGGCTGCCAAAGAGCATAATGTGTATGGCTGGGGCCCTAACTACAGAACTGCTCCACAGAGGACAGGCCTATACCCTTCATTATCCAATTAGAGGAGGAGAAACTAGAATAGTCACAGTCAGTGAgctgcaggaaaaaaatcaggtaaGCTTTTCTGGGTCTTTCATGGCTTTAGGAAACAGGGAAAGGAACaatagtgtcttagtctgtttggactgctgtataacaaaataccaaaaacttTTGGTAgcctataaacaacagaaacttatttctcactgttctagaggctgggaagtctggaTCAAGGTGCCTGATGGATTCAGCGTCTTGGAGGGCCTGCTCCCCAGTTCACAGCaacttctagctgtgtcctcatatggtagAAGGGGCAAGACAACTctctatgactttttttttttttaatttattttttagagatggggtctttgttgcccaggctgaagtgcagtggcacagtcagcTCACTGTAACATCGAATTCCTGAACTCAACCAATCCTCtgtggggcctcttttataagagcacaaaTCAAATTCATAAGGGCTCCTCTCCCTCATAACCTAATCTCCTCCCAAATGCCTCACCTAAGATCTGaacgtatgaatttgggggagacacaaacattcagaccatggcaaGTAGTTTACCTAAAATGGAGTAGGGAAGTAGCATCTGAGTAGAGTTTTGGGGGGGTGGTATGGATCACAGGGGACTTGCCAAGCCCAAACGGAGGCTCTGCCTTAAAGCAGCACAACTCATGCGTGATGATGACGTGACCAGAAACAGCCAAACTAGAGAAGGAGGTTCTAACATTTAAAACAGCATTAGCAATt is a genomic window containing:
- the LOC123639408 gene encoding inhibitor of nuclear factor kappa-B kinase-interacting protein isoform X2 yields the protein MSEVKSRKKSGPKGAPAEPEKRSEGRKSPEARGGGGGVWADPRTGLSLLSLGTCLGLAWFVFQQSEKFAKVENQYQLLKIKSNEFQGLQSKITLISEKCQKSEAVMEQLKSFQIITHLKHLQEEIYEVKTWTNSITEKQDILNNNLTTLSQNIIKVDQSTTSLAKDVGLKIATVKTDIRRISGLVTDVTSLTESVQQLENKIEKVEENTVKNIGDLLSSSIDRTAMLRKTASENSQRINSVKKTLTELKSDFDKHTDRFLSLEGDRAKVLKTVAFANDLKPKVYNLKKDFSRLEPLVNDLTLRIGRLVTDLLQREKEITFLNEKISNLTIVQAEIKDIKDEITHISDID